One window of Catharus ustulatus isolate bCatUst1 chromosome 3, bCatUst1.pri.v2, whole genome shotgun sequence genomic DNA carries:
- the IL17A gene encoding interleukin-17A, producing the protein MSPTFCVSLLRALLLVLLAVLSASSPAQGKVIKPGLKPGNLFKQASAGCLTQKDSKFPQTVRVNLSISNTNQDTKLSSLNASNRSLSPWDYRIDEDHDRFPRLIADAECRHTLCVTPEGQLDHSLNSVAIQQEILVLRREHRGCQQSFRLEKKLITVGCTCVTPLVRHQR; encoded by the exons atgtCTCCAAccttttgtgtttctctg ctcagagccctgctcctcgtgctgctggctgtgctctcagcCAGCAGTCCTGCCCAGGGGAAGGTGATCAAACCTGGCCTCAAGCCAGGGAATCTCTTCAAGCAAGCATCTGCTGGATGCCTGACCCAAAAAGactcaaaattcccccaaactgTGAGAGTCAACCTCAGCATCAGCAACACGAACCAGGACACCAAATTGAGCAGTCTGAATGCCAGCAACCGCTCTCTGTCTCCCTGGGATTACAG GATCGACGAGGACCACGACCGCTTCCCGCGGCTGATCGCGGACGCCGAGTGCCGCCACACGCTGTGCGTCACCCCGGAGGGACAGCTGGACCACAGCCTCAACTCCGTGGCCATCCAGCAGGAGATCCTGGTCCTGCGCAGGGAGCACAGGGGCTGCCAGCAATCcttcaggctggagaagaagCTCATCACCGTGGGCTGCACCTGCGTCACCCCGCTGGTGCGGCACCAGCGCTGA